A stretch of Caenibius tardaugens NBRC 16725 DNA encodes these proteins:
- a CDS encoding YbaN family protein gives MRRVYFIAGVTSVGLGLVGIALPIMPTVPFLILAAWCFGKSHPEFERRLLDHPRYGHHIRLWRERGAIARIGKVGATLAFSGSIIMGFVFMAWPWSLVPLGVAIIALSWIWTRPDS, from the coding sequence ATGCGGCGTGTCTATTTTATCGCGGGCGTTACCAGCGTGGGACTGGGCCTTGTCGGTATCGCGCTGCCGATCATGCCGACTGTGCCTTTCCTGATTCTCGCCGCGTGGTGTTTCGGGAAATCCCATCCCGAATTCGAACGTCGCCTGCTCGACCATCCACGCTACGGCCATCACATCCGGCTATGGCGCGAGCGCGGGGCGATCGCCCGGATCGGCAAAGTCGGCGCCACACTGGCCTTTTCCGGCAGCATAATCATGGGGTTCGTATTCATGGCCTGGCCGTGGTCGCTGGTCCCGCTGGGCGTGGCGATCATCGCCCTCAGCTGGATCTGGACCCGCCCCGATTCGTGA
- the htpX gene encoding zinc metalloprotease HtpX, translated as MNGFKTLMLLSALTALLMVLGYMFGGSGGAVIALVVAAGMNFFTYWNADKIVLKMHNARQVDASSAPEFYGMVADLARNAGLPMPKVYIVDTDAPNAFATGRNPENAAVAATTGLLQMLSREEVAAVMAHELGHVRNRDTLVMTMVATIAGAISMIANFGMFFGNRNNGNAMAGILAVIAAPFAAMIVQMAISRTREFGADRAGAEICGDPAALASALAKISGAAQRIPNPVAERNPAAAQLYIVPVGLSELFSTHPRTEKRIAALQAMQGTNAPVRAARRPSALNPLGRNGR; from the coding sequence ATGAACGGTTTCAAAACCTTGATGCTGCTCTCGGCGCTCACCGCGCTGTTGATGGTGCTGGGTTACATGTTTGGCGGCTCGGGCGGTGCGGTGATCGCGCTGGTCGTGGCGGCGGGCATGAATTTCTTCACGTACTGGAATGCCGACAAGATCGTGCTGAAAATGCACAATGCACGGCAGGTCGACGCATCCAGCGCACCGGAATTCTACGGCATGGTGGCCGATCTGGCGCGCAATGCCGGGCTGCCCATGCCCAAAGTCTATATCGTGGATACCGATGCGCCCAATGCCTTCGCCACGGGCCGCAATCCGGAAAATGCGGCGGTGGCGGCAACCACAGGTCTGCTCCAGATGCTCAGCCGCGAAGAAGTGGCGGCGGTCATGGCGCATGAACTGGGCCACGTGCGCAATCGCGATACACTGGTCATGACCATGGTTGCCACGATTGCCGGTGCGATTTCGATGATCGCCAATTTCGGCATGTTTTTCGGCAACCGCAACAACGGCAATGCCATGGCCGGGATTCTGGCAGTGATTGCCGCTCCGTTCGCGGCGATGATCGTGCAGATGGCGATCAGCCGCACGCGCGAATTTGGCGCTGACCGCGCCGGTGCGGAAATCTGCGGCGATCCGGCGGCGCTGGCTTCGGCGCTGGCCAAGATCAGCGGCGCGGCGCAGCGCATTCCCAATCCGGTGGCGGAACGCAACCCGGCAGCGGCCCAGCTCTACATCGTGCCGGTTGGGCTGTCGGAATTGTTTTCCACGCACCCGCGCACGGAAAAGCGCATTGCCGCGTTGCAGGCGATGCAAGGCACAAATGCGCCGGTTCGCGCGGCGCGCAGGCCTTCCGCGCTCAACCCGCTGGGGAGAAACGGGCGTTAA
- a CDS encoding polysaccharide deacetylase family protein → MRSITDLPNPSAAAHFAARFAPRFLLTVDTEEEFDWNAPFQRDGHSLKHLPALKVFQAFCEDQGVVPVYLIDYPIATSPLASTILREAVQAGRAEVGVQLHPWVNPPFDEEISNFNSFAGNLPEGIEREKFRVLHDRIVENIGVKPRIYRAGRYGLGPNSAALLKDMGMTIDSSVRSRFDYSASGGRNYRDHPLHPYWIDKAQGLLELPLTTVFAGPLRRLGDWLYPALWRIPALRGALAHLRLLDRIPLTPEGVTATEAVKGIDMALNDGLPILVLSFHSPSLHPGHTPYVRDQADLDRLYDWWRTVLAHLKHRGVEPTTVGEIMGAVERPA, encoded by the coding sequence ATGCGATCGATCACCGATCTACCGAATCCATCCGCGGCTGCACACTTCGCAGCCCGGTTCGCACCGCGTTTTCTTCTTACTGTCGACACGGAAGAAGAGTTCGACTGGAACGCCCCTTTCCAGCGCGATGGCCATAGCCTGAAGCATTTGCCCGCGCTGAAAGTGTTTCAGGCGTTCTGCGAAGATCAGGGTGTGGTCCCGGTCTATCTCATCGACTATCCGATCGCGACATCCCCTCTCGCCAGCACTATCCTGCGTGAGGCTGTGCAGGCAGGGCGCGCGGAAGTCGGCGTGCAATTGCACCCTTGGGTCAATCCCCCATTCGATGAGGAAATCAGCAACTTCAACAGCTTCGCAGGGAACCTTCCAGAAGGGATTGAACGGGAAAAATTCCGCGTGCTGCATGACAGGATCGTCGAGAACATCGGGGTCAAGCCGCGGATCTATCGCGCCGGGCGCTATGGACTCGGCCCCAACAGCGCCGCGCTGCTGAAAGACATGGGGATGACGATCGACAGTTCGGTGCGATCGCGCTTCGATTATTCCGCGTCGGGCGGCCGCAACTATCGCGATCATCCGTTGCATCCCTACTGGATCGACAAGGCGCAGGGCCTGCTGGAACTGCCGCTCACCACGGTTTTCGCGGGGCCGCTGCGCCGCCTTGGCGACTGGCTCTACCCTGCGCTCTGGCGGATTCCTGCGTTGCGTGGCGCACTGGCGCATTTGCGCCTGCTCGATCGCATTCCTCTGACGCCCGAAGGGGTAACCGCAACCGAGGCGGTCAAGGGTATCGACATGGCCCTGAACGATGGCCTGCCGATTCTGGTGCTGTCGTTTCACAGCCCCTCCCTGCACCCCGGCCATACGCCCTATGTCCGCGATCAGGCCGATCTTGACCGGCTGTACGACTGGTGGCGGACCGTGCTTGCCCATCTGAAGCATCGCGGTGTGGAGCCCACCACAGTGGGCGAAATCATGGGCGCTGTGGAACGCCCCGCATAG
- a CDS encoding histidine kinase dimerization/phospho-acceptor domain-containing protein, with amino-acid sequence MYFDDRLATVLRTGTGSDRALRTQYRQLLDLLGTLPRYADGSQVDAAYERLAVLSGELPSAQRSAIIREPGMRLANPALVAILAAQEGEIATATMAVARLQDADWQTLIPDLSVAARGFLRHRRDLEPGTNALLERLGVNDLVLPAPDILELSDTLVQPDDGVGTPGAEPTPIAASSVFAVVTPLRPLPPVQTPAGPEADNGDDLAIGALVRRIEAFQRARSNASSQKPAPLMRGSDAPLLPLNDLHDARRGTLPPAFDFTTDAAGRIDWCEPAYAPMAYGLMLASQRTDAPARLDQDAVAAMRHRQPLKAVMVTIEGAPAIAGIWCLDAIPQFDRKTGGYLGYSGRMRRPSANAGPAADSADPMADRVRQILHELRTPVNAIQGFAEIIQQQLYGPAPHEYRALAATIASDAARILAGFDELDRLARLESGALELDEGHCDFATVLASLVEQIRPALVPRASDIAVSGIDGAPAIVALTQADAERLCWRILATIVGEASAGEELAIGFMRDSEHAIAAFEIPANLSGSTDIFSASLNGGQRAVSAGMFGTGFTLRLARAEAQAVGGSLTFDNGILQLVLPLLTGEDELPSHGEAQDRGR; translated from the coding sequence ATGTACTTCGATGACCGCCTTGCCACCGTGTTGCGCACCGGGACAGGCAGTGATCGTGCGTTGCGCACGCAGTATCGGCAATTGCTCGATCTTCTGGGTACCCTGCCCCGCTATGCCGATGGCTCACAGGTCGATGCCGCATACGAACGGTTGGCGGTCCTGTCCGGAGAACTTCCCTCAGCCCAGCGCAGCGCCATTATCCGCGAACCCGGTATGCGCCTTGCCAATCCCGCGCTCGTTGCGATTCTCGCTGCGCAGGAAGGGGAAATCGCCACGGCCACAATGGCTGTCGCACGCCTGCAGGATGCCGACTGGCAAACGCTGATCCCCGATTTGTCTGTCGCCGCACGCGGGTTTCTGCGCCATCGCCGCGACCTCGAACCAGGCACCAATGCCTTGCTGGAGCGGCTGGGTGTCAACGATCTGGTGCTTCCCGCACCCGACATCCTCGAATTGTCCGACACGCTCGTACAACCCGATGACGGGGTTGGAACACCCGGAGCGGAACCGACACCCATTGCCGCCTCGTCTGTTTTTGCAGTTGTCACCCCGTTGCGTCCCCTGCCGCCTGTCCAGACACCGGCTGGCCCGGAGGCCGACAACGGTGACGATCTTGCGATCGGCGCGCTGGTTCGCCGGATCGAAGCCTTCCAGCGGGCCAGAAGCAACGCGAGCAGCCAGAAACCAGCCCCCCTGATGCGCGGCAGCGATGCCCCGCTGCTGCCGCTCAACGATCTGCACGATGCGCGGCGGGGAACCCTGCCGCCCGCCTTCGATTTCACCACCGATGCGGCGGGAAGGATCGATTGGTGCGAACCGGCATACGCGCCCATGGCCTACGGACTGATGCTGGCCAGTCAACGTACCGATGCACCGGCACGCCTCGATCAGGATGCGGTTGCTGCCATGCGCCACCGGCAACCGCTGAAGGCAGTCATGGTTACGATTGAAGGCGCGCCAGCGATCGCAGGGATATGGTGCCTTGATGCCATCCCGCAATTCGATCGCAAGACAGGCGGTTATCTCGGATATAGTGGACGCATGCGGCGCCCGTCGGCCAATGCGGGCCCCGCTGCCGACAGTGCGGACCCGATGGCGGATCGCGTCCGCCAGATCCTTCATGAACTGCGCACCCCGGTGAATGCCATTCAGGGCTTTGCCGAAATCATCCAGCAGCAGCTCTATGGCCCCGCCCCGCATGAATACCGCGCACTGGCGGCCACTATCGCCAGCGACGCGGCCCGTATTCTTGCCGGCTTCGATGAACTGGACCGGCTTGCGCGGCTGGAAAGCGGGGCGCTCGAACTGGACGAAGGGCACTGCGATTTCGCCACGGTACTGGCATCGCTGGTGGAACAGATTCGCCCTGCGCTCGTCCCGCGCGCCAGCGACATCGCGGTTTCCGGGATCGACGGCGCACCTGCCATCGTCGCGCTGACACAAGCCGATGCGGAACGGCTCTGCTGGCGTATTCTGGCAACCATCGTCGGCGAGGCCAGTGCAGGCGAAGAGCTTGCCATTGGCTTCATGCGCGACAGCGAACACGCTATTGCCGCGTTCGAAATCCCCGCGAACCTCTCGGGATCGACGGATATTTTCTCCGCATCGCTAAATGGCGGGCAACGCGCTGTCAGCGCGGGCATGTTCGGTACCGGCTTCACGCTGCGCCTGGCCCGTGCCGAAGCCCAGGCCGTGGGTGGCAGCCTCACATTCGACAATGGCATCCTGCAACTGGTCTTGCCGCTCTTGACCGGAGAGGATGAGCTACCTAGCCATGGGGAAGCGCAGGATCGAGGGCGGTAG
- a CDS encoding Lrp/AsnC family transcriptional regulator, whose product MDSFDKIDRRLLSELQAEGRVTNVELAKRVGLTAPPCLRRMRALEDAGVIRGYHADIDPAKMGFSITVFAMVSLKSQAEADLRAFEEHMRALPDVRECHMLNGEIDFILKIVSRDLQSFQEFLTSRLTPAPNVASVKTSLTIRTAKQIPGVPLD is encoded by the coding sequence TTGGATAGTTTCGATAAGATTGATCGACGGCTGCTTTCCGAACTGCAGGCCGAAGGGCGTGTGACAAATGTGGAACTCGCCAAGCGCGTGGGGCTGACCGCTCCGCCGTGCCTTCGGCGTATGCGCGCGCTAGAAGATGCGGGTGTTATTCGCGGATATCACGCCGATATCGATCCGGCGAAGATGGGCTTTTCCATCACGGTATTCGCCATGGTTAGTTTGAAAAGTCAGGCCGAGGCTGATTTGCGGGCCTTTGAAGAACATATGCGTGCGCTGCCCGATGTGCGCGAATGCCATATGTTGAACGGCGAGATCGATTTCATTCTTAAAATCGTCAGCCGTGACTTGCAGAGCTTTCAGGAATTTCTCACCAGCAGACTGACGCCGGCGCCGAATGTTGCCAGCGTCAAGACATCGCTGACAATCCGCACGGCCAAGCAGATTCCCGGGGTGCCGCTGGATTGA
- the accC gene encoding acetyl-CoA carboxylase biotin carboxylase subunit translates to MAITRILIANRGEIALRIHRAAHEMGIETVAVHSTADADAMHVRLADSAVCIGPPAAADSYLNIAAIISAAEITHADAIHPGYGFLSENAKFAEIVEAHNIAWIGPKPEHIRTMGDKVEAKRTAGALGLPLVPGSDGAIETTEEAKRVAAEIGYPVLVKAASGGGGRGMKVIPDEASLETLVSQAKSEAKAAFGDDTVYIEKYLANPRHIEFQIFGDGRGNAIHLGERDCSLQRRHQKVLEEAPSPVISPEERERMGGIVSKAMADMGYRGAGTIEFLWEDGKFYFIEMNTRLQVEHPVTEAITGLDLVREQIRIADGKPLSVTQDELRFSGHAIECRINAEDAFTFTPSPGEVTSYHAAGGMHVRVDSGLYAGYRIPPYYDSMIAKLIVYGRTREGCIMRLRRALEEMVIGGVKTSIPLHEALMQEPDFLNGDYSIKWLEEWLAKRQAD, encoded by the coding sequence ATGGCTATTACCCGCATCCTGATCGCCAACCGCGGTGAAATCGCGCTGCGCATCCATCGCGCGGCCCATGAAATGGGCATTGAAACCGTTGCCGTGCATTCCACTGCGGATGCCGACGCGATGCATGTCCGCCTTGCCGACAGCGCCGTTTGCATCGGCCCCCCGGCTGCGGCAGACAGCTATCTCAATATCGCGGCGATCATCTCGGCAGCCGAAATCACGCATGCCGATGCGATCCACCCCGGTTATGGCTTCCTTTCCGAAAATGCCAAGTTTGCGGAAATCGTGGAAGCGCACAACATCGCATGGATCGGGCCGAAACCCGAACATATCCGCACTATGGGCGACAAGGTGGAAGCCAAGCGGACAGCCGGTGCGCTGGGCCTGCCGCTGGTTCCCGGTTCGGATGGCGCCATCGAAACGACGGAAGAGGCGAAACGGGTTGCCGCCGAAATCGGCTATCCGGTTCTGGTGAAAGCCGCATCGGGCGGTGGCGGCCGCGGGATGAAAGTCATCCCTGACGAAGCCAGCCTCGAAACCCTCGTCAGCCAGGCGAAAAGCGAAGCCAAAGCCGCCTTTGGCGACGACACCGTCTATATCGAGAAGTATCTCGCCAATCCCCGCCATATCGAATTCCAGATTTTCGGTGACGGGCGTGGCAATGCCATTCACCTTGGGGAACGCGACTGTTCGCTGCAGCGGCGCCACCAGAAGGTTCTGGAAGAAGCCCCTTCCCCCGTGATCTCACCCGAAGAACGTGAACGGATGGGCGGCATCGTTTCCAAGGCGATGGCCGACATGGGCTATCGCGGCGCCGGCACCATCGAATTCCTGTGGGAAGACGGCAAGTTCTACTTCATTGAAATGAACACCCGCCTGCAGGTCGAACACCCGGTAACCGAAGCGATCACCGGGCTTGATCTGGTGCGCGAACAGATCCGCATCGCCGATGGCAAACCGCTGTCCGTCACGCAGGATGAACTGCGCTTCAGCGGGCACGCCATCGAATGCCGCATCAATGCCGAAGATGCGTTCACATTCACGCCTTCACCGGGTGAAGTGACCAGCTATCACGCGGCTGGCGGCATGCATGTACGCGTCGATTCCGGCCTTTACGCCGGGTACCGGATTCCGCCTTATTACGATTCCATGATCGCCAAGCTGATCGTCTATGGGCGCACCCGCGAAGGATGCATCATGCGTCTGCGCCGGGCGCTCGAAGAAATGGTGATCGGCGGGGTCAAGACCTCGATCCCGCTGCACGAAGCGCTAATGCAGGAACCTGATTTCCTGAACGGCGACTATTCGATCAAGTGGCTGGAAGAATGGCTCGCCAAACGGCAGGCTGACTGA
- the accB gene encoding acetyl-CoA carboxylase biotin carboxyl carrier protein, which produces MSESKDSAASRASGMRVDSTLVRELAELLNETGLTEIEVEDGERKIKVSRAAAAATQFAAPALVAAPAPVAAAPAPAAAEAPAAPAMDGNAVKSPMVGTVYLSPEPGSAAFVSVGSQVKAGDTLLIVEAMKVMNPITAPAAGTVKAILVENAQPVEFDQPLVVIG; this is translated from the coding sequence ATGTCCGAATCCAAAGATTCCGCCGCCAGCCGCGCAAGCGGCATGAGGGTCGACAGCACACTGGTCCGCGAACTGGCCGAATTGCTGAATGAAACCGGACTGACGGAAATCGAGGTTGAAGACGGCGAACGCAAGATCAAGGTCTCGCGCGCCGCTGCTGCCGCCACCCAGTTTGCCGCGCCCGCGCTTGTCGCCGCGCCCGCTCCCGTCGCTGCCGCACCGGCCCCTGCCGCCGCAGAAGCGCCCGCAGCCCCCGCCATGGATGGCAATGCCGTGAAATCGCCGATGGTCGGCACCGTCTATCTCTCCCCCGAACCGGGTTCCGCCGCATTTGTCAGCGTCGGCAGCCAGGTAAAAGCCGGGGATACGCTGCTGATCGTGGAAGCGATGAAAGTCATGAACCCGATCACCGCCCCGGCAGCCGGAACGGTCAAGGCGATCCTCGTCGAAAACGCGCAGCCGGTCGAATTCGATCAGCCGCTCGTCGTAATCGGCTGA
- the aroQ gene encoding type II 3-dehydroquinate dehydratase yields the protein MANPVVYVLNGPNLNLLGTREPEIYGSTTLDDIAGMLEDRAMELGLEVDVRQSNHEGHLIDWLHEAQAEGARAVLLNAGAYTHTSIALHDAIKAIRTPVIEVHISEPKEREPFRHISYVGMVAVDCVSGHGAKSYILALEKVPNL from the coding sequence ATGGCCAACCCCGTCGTCTATGTCCTTAACGGACCGAACCTCAATCTTCTCGGCACGCGCGAACCGGAAATCTACGGCTCCACCACGCTCGACGATATTGCCGGGATGCTGGAAGATCGCGCCATGGAACTGGGCCTGGAAGTGGACGTGCGCCAATCCAACCATGAAGGCCATTTGATCGACTGGCTGCATGAAGCGCAGGCAGAAGGTGCGCGCGCCGTCCTGCTTAACGCCGGGGCATACACACACACCTCGATCGCCCTGCACGATGCCATCAAGGCGATCCGCACACCGGTCATCGAGGTCCACATTTCCGAGCCGAAGGAACGCGAACCGTTCCGCCATATCAGCTATGTCGGCATGGTGGCGGTGGATTGCGTTTCCGGCCACGGTGCAAAAAGCTATATTCTTGCATTGGAAAAAGTGCCGAATCTTTGA
- a CDS encoding holin family protein, producing the protein MGILEAIIGPLSSIIDKIIPDKEARDKAKLELIRLQGSQELETIQARLSAIVAEAHSPDPWTSRARPSFLYVMYVMILWAIPMGLLAAADLHTAQAVANGINAYLNGLPEPLYALFGTGYLGYTAARQWGKAKGIDK; encoded by the coding sequence ATGGGTATTCTCGAAGCCATCATCGGCCCGCTTTCATCCATCATCGACAAGATCATTCCGGACAAGGAAGCGCGCGACAAAGCCAAGCTGGAACTGATCCGGCTTCAGGGGTCGCAGGAACTGGAAACGATACAGGCGCGCCTGTCCGCCATCGTTGCAGAAGCGCACTCACCCGATCCCTGGACCAGCCGCGCACGCCCCAGTTTTCTCTACGTCATGTATGTTATGATCCTCTGGGCAATCCCCATGGGGCTACTGGCGGCCGCCGACCTGCACACCGCGCAGGCTGTCGCCAATGGCATCAATGCTTATCTCAACGGCCTGCCGGAGCCACTTTATGCGCTCTTCGGCACCGGCTATCTCGGCTACACCGCCGCCCGCCAATGGGGGAAGGCGAAAGGCATCGACAAATAA
- the yajC gene encoding preprotein translocase subunit YajC — MLDILSAAASAGGDAPPVWISWLPILGMIVIFWFLIIRPQMRQQKEHKAKVAGMKKGDMVVTAGGLVGKVIKVDDHYAELELGQNVRVKAVKSTIGDIIPPGGSSPAND; from the coding sequence ATGCTTGATATTTTGTCTGCAGCCGCTTCTGCCGGGGGCGATGCCCCGCCCGTGTGGATCAGCTGGTTGCCGATCCTCGGTATGATCGTAATTTTCTGGTTCCTGATCATCCGCCCGCAAATGCGTCAGCAGAAAGAGCATAAGGCCAAGGTGGCTGGCATGAAAAAGGGCGATATGGTCGTCACGGCCGGGGGCCTTGTCGGTAAAGTGATCAAGGTTGACGACCACTATGCCGAACTCGAACTCGGGCAGAATGTCCGCGTGAAAGCGGTGAAAAGCACCATTGGCGATATCATCCCGCCCGGCGGTTCTTCCCCGGCAAACGACTGA
- the secD gene encoding protein translocase subunit SecD, which yields MLEFPPWKRAWLWFVTLALSVAALPSLVSVAGGSWPSFLPNPQVHLGLDLAGGSHILLEADSKQVAVQRLEAMEESVRGALRNAEPRVRVGDFSSRDGRLSFMVEDLGQVDAAREAILPLTSGAGMTGQRDWRIQVVDGQRFILTPSQAGIDKAVTDAMDSATEVVRKRIDALGTREPTIIRQGATRIVVQVPGLQDPEQLKELLGQTAKLEFKLVDTTALPSDIAQGIAPPGSEIVPYAEAQPGQPGFIAVKRLGGIKGDNLTNAQQGFSQQGNQPVVNITFNQQGGSRFAKLTTENVNRPFAIILDGKVLSAPNINEPILGGSAQISGNFTVESATQLAISLRSGALPVDLKVIEERTVGPDLGADSIVKGAIAMLVGTVALMTFIVLSYGRFGVYACWALFLNILMIIGVMGIAGTTLTLPGIAGFVLTIGAAVDANVLINERIREERRRGRRVVQSVELGYKEASRAIFDANITNVIAAVLMFLFGSGPVRGFAVVLMIGIVTSVFTAVTMTRMWVANWLRKARPTDLNL from the coding sequence ATGCTCGAATTTCCCCCTTGGAAAAGAGCCTGGCTGTGGTTTGTGACGCTGGCGCTTTCGGTGGCAGCGCTGCCATCGCTGGTGTCAGTGGCAGGCGGAAGCTGGCCATCGTTCCTGCCGAACCCCCAGGTTCATCTCGGTCTCGACCTTGCTGGCGGTAGCCATATCCTGCTGGAAGCCGATTCCAAGCAGGTAGCCGTACAACGGCTCGAAGCCATGGAAGAATCGGTGCGCGGTGCGCTGCGCAATGCCGAACCGCGCGTGCGCGTCGGTGATTTTTCCAGCCGCGATGGCCGTCTGTCGTTCATGGTCGAGGATCTCGGGCAGGTGGACGCCGCGCGCGAAGCGATCCTGCCGCTGACATCCGGCGCCGGTATGACCGGGCAACGCGACTGGCGCATTCAGGTGGTTGATGGGCAACGGTTCATCCTGACGCCGAGCCAGGCGGGGATCGACAAGGCCGTAACCGATGCGATGGACAGCGCCACCGAAGTCGTGCGCAAGCGTATCGACGCGCTGGGCACCCGCGAGCCGACGATCATCCGCCAGGGCGCGACCCGAATCGTGGTTCAGGTTCCCGGTCTGCAGGACCCGGAACAGCTCAAGGAATTGCTCGGTCAGACCGCCAAGCTCGAATTCAAGCTGGTCGATACGACTGCGCTGCCCAGCGATATCGCGCAGGGCATTGCGCCTCCGGGCAGTGAAATTGTGCCTTACGCCGAAGCCCAGCCGGGCCAGCCCGGGTTTATCGCGGTCAAGCGTCTGGGCGGGATCAAGGGCGACAATCTGACCAATGCCCAGCAGGGGTTTTCCCAGCAGGGCAACCAGCCGGTGGTGAATATCACGTTCAACCAGCAGGGCGGCTCCCGCTTCGCCAAGCTGACGACGGAAAACGTCAACCGGCCTTTCGCGATCATTCTTGATGGCAAAGTGCTTTCCGCACCCAACATCAATGAACCGATTCTGGGCGGCAGCGCGCAGATTTCCGGCAATTTCACGGTAGAAAGCGCGACGCAGCTGGCGATTTCGCTGCGTTCCGGTGCTCTGCCGGTCGACCTCAAGGTGATTGAGGAACGCACTGTCGGGCCTGACCTTGGTGCGGACTCGATCGTCAAGGGCGCGATCGCGATGCTGGTCGGTACGGTCGCGTTGATGACGTTCATCGTGCTGTCGTATGGCCGTTTCGGCGTCTATGCCTGCTGGGCGCTGTTCCTCAACATCCTGATGATCATCGGTGTCATGGGGATCGCCGGGACAACCCTGACCTTGCCGGGTATCGCGGGCTTCGTGCTTACTATCGGTGCGGCGGTGGATGCCAACGTGCTGATTAACGAACGTATCCGCGAGGAACGACGACGCGGCCGACGGGTCGTCCAGTCGGTGGAACTGGGATACAAGGAAGCCAGCCGGGCGATTTTCGACGCCAATATCACCAACGTGATCGCGGCTGTGCTGATGTTCCTGTTCGGCTCCGGCCCAGTCCGCGGTTTCGCCGTGGTGCTGATGATCGGTATCGTGACCTCGGTCTTTACCGCGGTGACCATGACCCGCATGTGGGTTGCCAACTGGTTGCGCAAGGCGCGGCCAACTGACCTGAACCTGTGA